A genomic stretch from Nilaparvata lugens isolate BPH chromosome 8, ASM1435652v1, whole genome shotgun sequence includes:
- the LOC111047996 gene encoding synaptogyrin produces the protein MDAGGAYGGGKAGAPFDPFTFVQRPQVILRGVCLLFAIIVFSCISSNGWIYDDSEKQEVCLFNRDASACHYGEGVALLAFLASVGFLVGEYLFEQMSSVKTRKHYVLLDLGYSGFWSFLYFISFCYLANQWSSAPPPPETAGTGSIQAAICFSFFSVITWAGCAWFAFQRFKQGADSAFAPTYDADPGNLSGAAYTSYPGPDTDTGYQEAPFSGNQQRGGNMDYQAPAY, from the exons ATGGATGCTGGCGGAGCTTACGGGGGAGGGAAGGCAGGAGCCCCTTTCGATCCCTTCACATTTGTGCAAAGGCCTCAAGTTATTCTGCGAGGGGTGTGCTTG CTGTTCGCCATCATAGTATTCTCGTGCATCAGCTCGAACGGATGGATATACGACGACTCGGAGAAGCAGGAGGTGTGCCTGTTCAACCGGGATGCCAGCGCCTGTCACTACGGCGAGGGAGTTGCTCTGCTCGCATTCCTCGCCTCCGTCGGCTTCTTGGTCGGCGAGTACCTCTTTGAACAGATGTCGTCGGTCAAGACCCGCAAGCACTACGTTCTGCTCGACCTCGGCTACTCTG GATTCTGGTCTTTCCTGTACTTCATCAGCTTCTGCTACTTGGCCAATCAGTGGAGCAGCGCCCCCCCTCCCCCCGAGACCGCCGGAACCGGAAGTATTCAGGCCGCCATCTGTTTCTCGTTTTTCTCCGTTATAACTTGG gcTGGCTGCGCGTGGTTTGCTTTCCAACGATTCAAACAAGGAGCTGACTCAGCATTCGCTCCGACCTACGACGCTGACCCAGGCAATCTATCCGGAGCTGCATACACTTCATACCCAG GGCCTGACACAGACACTGGATACCAAGAAGCTCCTTTCTCAGGAAATCAGCAGAGAG gtgGGAATATGGACTATCAAGCACCAGCATACTAA
- the LOC111047986 gene encoding transmembrane protein 104 homolog isoform X2, with protein MEETYSLWTGLIYVFNLIVGTGALTLPAAVLKAGWIVGIAMLCFLAIVSYITLTFVVEAMATANAITQWYKMKRLKRINQGIGDDDDDHDNVDDDDDDVERINDDNDENDSMLSSEDAPLYSAGTLRNFPPMPVTFFSIDEKVEMGQMARLFFPKVGQFLFYLTFCLYLFGDLSIYSAAISKSLVDVVCEADRNSSLLKDNEPCFENYNITQKTAYRLFLSAFLVVFGPFVFFNVQKTKYLQILTSLTRWLAFTSMIALAIRRLLSPSLPHGDPTPAHLHGVPTLFGACIYSFMCHHSLPGLLAPIHATSKRRLLPGLAADYLLILLFYLTLVLTGIFAFPDLQPLYTLNFTPRPGDSGYLRAVDYFLALFPVFTLSTSFPVIAVTLRSNLQALLSPSTPYCIRQIIVPAFGVIAPVLLAVVVDDVNTLVGFTGSYAGTGIQYLIPAFLLISAKSAVPPELARYRNPFASPFRSTTWLVLVICWSIVCITFVSINLIKY; from the exons ATGGAAGAGACCTATTCGCTATGG ACTGGTCTGATCtatgttttcaatttgattgtTGGCACTGGAGCGCTCACTCTTCCAGCGGCTGTTTTGAAAGCAGGATGGATAGTTGGTATAGCAATGCTGTGCTTTCTTGCAATTGTCAG ttacATCACACTGACTTTTGTAGTGGAGGCTATGGCTACTGCAAATGCTATCACCCAATGGTACAAGATGAAGCGTTTGAAGAGA ATAAATCAGGGtataggtgatgatgatgatgatcatgataATGTTGATGACGACGATGATGATGTTGAGAGAATTAATGACgataatgatgaaaatgattCCATGCTTTCATCCGAAGATGCTCCTCTATACAGTGCTG gaaCTCTTCGCAACTTCCCGCCTATGCCTGTCACATTCTTCTCAATTGATGAAAAAGTTGAAATG GGACAGATGGCAAGATTGTTCTTTCCAAAAGTGGGTCAATTCCTTTTCTATTTGACCTTCTGCTTGTACTTATTCGGCGATTTGTCTATCTATTCAGCTGCTATTAGTAAATCGCTTGTTGATGTAGTTTG TGAGGCTGACCGTAATTCATCATTGCTGAAAGATAATGAGCCCTGCTTTGAGAATTACAATATCACACAAAAGACTGCTTATAGATTATTTCTT AGTGCCTTCCTAGTCGTATTTGGACCATTCGTTTTCTTCAACGTACAAAAGACAAAGTATCTGCAGATTCTTACATCTCTAACAAGATGGCTAG CGTTCACCTCAATGATAGCCCTAGCCATCCGGCGCCTTCTATCGCCGTCACTGCCTCATGGTGACCCCACACCGGCGCACCTACACGGCGTCCCGACGCTGTTCGGCGCCTGCATCTACTCGTTCATGTGCCACCACTCCCTGCCCGGCCTGCTGGCCCCCATCCACGCCACCTCCAAGCGCCGCCTGCTGCCAGGCTTGGCCGCCGACTATCTGCTGATTCTGCTGTTCTACCTGACGCTGGTGCTGACCGGCATTTTCGCGTTTCCCGACCTGCAGCCGCTGTACACGCTCAACTTCACGCCGCGACCCGGTGACAGCGGCTACTTGAGGGCCGTCGACTACTTCCTCGCGCTCTTCCCTGTCTTCACATTGTCCACCAGCTTTCCTGTCATCGCTGTCACATTGAGGAGTAACTTGCAG GCTCTGCTATCTCCCAGCACTCCTTATTGCATCCGTCAAATCATTGTACCAGCTTTCGGTGTGATTGCGCCTGTCCTATTGGCTGTGGTTGTTGATGACGTCAATACTCTG GTTGGTTTCACTGGATCCTACGCTGGAACAGGAATCCAATATCTGATTCCAGCATTCCTGCTGATTTCAGCCAAATCAGCTGTTCCTCCTGAGCTAGCTCGTTATAGGAATCCGTTTGCATCTCCTTTTAGATCGACCACTTGGTTGGTTCTAGTTATTTGCTGGTCAATAGTTTGTATCACTTTTGTCTCAATCAATCTGATCAAATATTGA
- the LOC111047986 gene encoding transmembrane protein 104 homolog isoform X1: protein MEETYSLWTGLIYVFNLIVGTGALTLPAAVLKAGWIVGIAMLCFLAIVSYITLTFVVEAMATANAITQWYKMKRLKRVSQNLCMVINQGIGDDDDDHDNVDDDDDDVERINDDNDENDSMLSSEDAPLYSAGTLRNFPPMPVTFFSIDEKVEMGQMARLFFPKVGQFLFYLTFCLYLFGDLSIYSAAISKSLVDVVCEADRNSSLLKDNEPCFENYNITQKTAYRLFLSAFLVVFGPFVFFNVQKTKYLQILTSLTRWLAFTSMIALAIRRLLSPSLPHGDPTPAHLHGVPTLFGACIYSFMCHHSLPGLLAPIHATSKRRLLPGLAADYLLILLFYLTLVLTGIFAFPDLQPLYTLNFTPRPGDSGYLRAVDYFLALFPVFTLSTSFPVIAVTLRSNLQALLSPSTPYCIRQIIVPAFGVIAPVLLAVVVDDVNTLVGFTGSYAGTGIQYLIPAFLLISAKSAVPPELARYRNPFASPFRSTTWLVLVICWSIVCITFVSINLIKY, encoded by the exons ATGGAAGAGACCTATTCGCTATGG ACTGGTCTGATCtatgttttcaatttgattgtTGGCACTGGAGCGCTCACTCTTCCAGCGGCTGTTTTGAAAGCAGGATGGATAGTTGGTATAGCAATGCTGTGCTTTCTTGCAATTGTCAG ttacATCACACTGACTTTTGTAGTGGAGGCTATGGCTACTGCAAATGCTATCACCCAATGGTACAAGATGAAGCGTTTGAAGAGAGTAAGCCAAAATTTATGCATGGTG ATAAATCAGGGtataggtgatgatgatgatgatcatgataATGTTGATGACGACGATGATGATGTTGAGAGAATTAATGACgataatgatgaaaatgattCCATGCTTTCATCCGAAGATGCTCCTCTATACAGTGCTG gaaCTCTTCGCAACTTCCCGCCTATGCCTGTCACATTCTTCTCAATTGATGAAAAAGTTGAAATG GGACAGATGGCAAGATTGTTCTTTCCAAAAGTGGGTCAATTCCTTTTCTATTTGACCTTCTGCTTGTACTTATTCGGCGATTTGTCTATCTATTCAGCTGCTATTAGTAAATCGCTTGTTGATGTAGTTTG TGAGGCTGACCGTAATTCATCATTGCTGAAAGATAATGAGCCCTGCTTTGAGAATTACAATATCACACAAAAGACTGCTTATAGATTATTTCTT AGTGCCTTCCTAGTCGTATTTGGACCATTCGTTTTCTTCAACGTACAAAAGACAAAGTATCTGCAGATTCTTACATCTCTAACAAGATGGCTAG CGTTCACCTCAATGATAGCCCTAGCCATCCGGCGCCTTCTATCGCCGTCACTGCCTCATGGTGACCCCACACCGGCGCACCTACACGGCGTCCCGACGCTGTTCGGCGCCTGCATCTACTCGTTCATGTGCCACCACTCCCTGCCCGGCCTGCTGGCCCCCATCCACGCCACCTCCAAGCGCCGCCTGCTGCCAGGCTTGGCCGCCGACTATCTGCTGATTCTGCTGTTCTACCTGACGCTGGTGCTGACCGGCATTTTCGCGTTTCCCGACCTGCAGCCGCTGTACACGCTCAACTTCACGCCGCGACCCGGTGACAGCGGCTACTTGAGGGCCGTCGACTACTTCCTCGCGCTCTTCCCTGTCTTCACATTGTCCACCAGCTTTCCTGTCATCGCTGTCACATTGAGGAGTAACTTGCAG GCTCTGCTATCTCCCAGCACTCCTTATTGCATCCGTCAAATCATTGTACCAGCTTTCGGTGTGATTGCGCCTGTCCTATTGGCTGTGGTTGTTGATGACGTCAATACTCTG GTTGGTTTCACTGGATCCTACGCTGGAACAGGAATCCAATATCTGATTCCAGCATTCCTGCTGATTTCAGCCAAATCAGCTGTTCCTCCTGAGCTAGCTCGTTATAGGAATCCGTTTGCATCTCCTTTTAGATCGACCACTTGGTTGGTTCTAGTTATTTGCTGGTCAATAGTTTGTATCACTTTTGTCTCAATCAATCTGATCAAATATTGA